The proteins below come from a single Osmerus mordax isolate fOsmMor3 chromosome 3, fOsmMor3.pri, whole genome shotgun sequence genomic window:
- the xpnpep3 gene encoding xaa-Pro aminopeptidase 3, translating to MLPLSNILTRSSVRLLSSSNLSQGWVWCPCRHVSVKPGGWTKKKVPPRYLGQPSPFTHPHLIKHGEVTPGLTQTEYELRRHKLASLIQAQADRLGPDASSSSHVVVVLSHPTRYMTNDIPYPFHQNQDFLYLTGIMEPDSALVLCGSGCPDQAILFVPRRDPARELWDGPRSGKDGARALTGIERVHSTEELGLILKSLKGSNVWYDGSQPCHPQLHQSHVRPLLEVGPMVRSLRPLTHSLRAVKSPAEVALMTEAGCITAQAFRKTMGICHGDVDEALLYAKFDFECRAHGANFLAYPPVVAGGNRANTLHYINNNQMVKAGEMVLLDGGCEYFGYVSDVTRTWPVNGKFSPAQVELYEAVLEVQRTCLSLCSPGVSLDHIYSTMLALLGRQLRRLGLVRTSTSDADAVKAAKKYCPHHVGHYLGMDVHDTPELSRSQPLQPGMAITIEPGLYICEDDDQVPERFRGLGVRIEDDVVIREEGGPLILSSDTPKTILEVESACAQRSS from the exons ATGTTGCCCTTATCTAATATTCTTACCAGATCGTCTGTCAGATTGCTTTCATCCTCTAATTTGAGTCAAG GGTGGGTCTGGTGTCCATGTAGACATGTGTCGGTCAAACCCGGAGGTTGGACGAAGAAGAAGGTTCCACCAAGATACCTTGGCCAACCAAGTCcattcacacatccacaccttATCAAACATG GTGAGGTGACCCCAGGCCTGACCCAGACAGAGTATGAGCTGCGCAGACACAAGCTGGCCTCACTCATCCAGGCCCAGGCGGATCGTCTGGGACCCGATGCTTCCTCCAGCTCTCATGTGGTGGTGGtcctctcccaccccacccGCTACATGACCAATGACATCCCTTACCCCTTCCACCAGAACCAGGATTTCCTCTACCTCACAGGCATCATGGAGCCTGACAGCGCCCTGGTCCTGTGTGGGAGCGGATGTCCAGACCAGGCCATCCTCTTTGTGCCCCGGAGGGATCCGGCCCGGGAGTTATGGGATGGACCCAGATCAGGGAAGGATGGGGCGAGGGCGCTGACAGGAATAGAGAGGGTCCACAGTACTGAGGAGCTAGGCCTGATCCTGAAGAGCCTCAAAG GCAGCAATGTGTGGTATGACGGCTCCCAGCCCTGCCACCCTCAGCTTCATCAGAGCCACGTCAGGCCTCTGCTGGAGGTGGGCCCCATGGTGCGCTCCCTCcggcccctcacacactccctcagggCCGTCAAGAGCCCTGCCGAGGTGGCCCTAATGACGGAGGCTGGTTGCATAACGGCACAG GCCTTCAGAAAGACGATGGGTATATGTCATGGGGACGTTGATGAAGCTCTGCTGTATGCAAAG TTTGATTTTGAGTGCCGTGCCCATGGAGCCAACTTCCTGGCCTATCCTCCTGTGGTGGCAGGTGGAAACAGAGCTAACACGCTTCATTACATAAACAACAACCAGATGGTCAAG GCTGGGGAAATGGTTCTGCTCGATGGAGGATGTGAATATTTTGGTTACGTTAGTGATGTCACTCGAACCTGGCCAGTGAATGGAAA GTTCAGCCCGGCCCAGGTGGAGCTGTACGAGGCGGTGCTGGAGGTGCAgagaacctgtctgtctctgtgctcGCCAGGGGTCAGTCTGGACCACATCTACAGCACCATGCTGGCCCTGCTGGGCCGGCAGCTCCGGAGGCTGGGCCTCGTCAGGACCTCCACCTCTGATGCTGACGCTGTAAAG GCTGCTAAAAAGTACTGCCCCCACCATGTCGGCCACTACCTGGGTATGGATGTGCATGATACCCCTGAGCTGTCCCGCTCCCAGCCTCTACAGCCAGGCATGGCTATCACTATTGAACCAG GGCTGTACATCTGTGAAGATGATGACCAGGTTCCAGAGAGGTTCCGAGGGCTTGGGGTGAGGATAGAAGACGATGTTGTgataagagaggaaggaggacctCTGATTCTGTCCTCTGACACTCCCAAAACCATCTTGGAGGTGGAAAGCGCTTGTGCTCAGAGATCAAGCTGA